One segment of Clostridium botulinum DNA contains the following:
- a CDS encoding transposase, protein MLYGVKNSIFSLRELEYRIKQDYVFKAIIQLNEVLDYSTFSLRAKTLEKHIYHGIHAMFVELINPQTRLCAIN, encoded by the coding sequence ATGTTATATGGTGTTAAAAATAGTATTTTTAGTTTAAGAGAACTTGAATATCGTATAAAGCAAGACTATGTGTTTAAAGCTATAATTCAACTTAATGAAGTACTAGATTATTCTACATTTTCATTAAGAGCTAAAACTTTAGAAAAACATATATATCATGGTATTCATGCTATGTTTGTTGAACTTATAAATCCCCAAACTAGATTATGCGCTATAAATTGA